The following are encoded in a window of bacterium genomic DNA:
- a CDS encoding class II fumarate hydratase has translation MQGYRMERDSMGEVRVPAWAYWGAQTQRALENFSVSQRRMPRELIRALGLVKLACARANMELGLLDSVVAHGVMQAASEVMDGRLDGEFVVDVFQTGSGTSTNMNANEVIANRAAEILGGKRGDKSLVHPNDHVNMSQSSNDVIPTAIHVAAVQALEEGLLPAVGRLQQALEQKGSELDGVLKLGRTHLQDALPVRLGQEFKAYASQMAHSVARIRSTLPSLLELALGGTAVGTGLNAPQGFARLAISYIRELSGRPFVQAPDLFEALGSKDALVEASGALKTLATSLMKIANDLRLMNSGPHGGLGEIMLPELQPGSSIMPGKVNPVIPECVMMVAAAVMGNDLTVCIGAQHGSLELNTMMPIMADRLLESIRILTGGCLVLAQKCVEGIRANEKRALSFVESSMALVTPLARVIGYDAAAALAQEALATGKTIRELAAQKQILPREELENLLDIKRMTGN, from the coding sequence ATGCAGGGATACAGAATGGAAAGGGACTCCATGGGGGAGGTAAGGGTGCCGGCCTGGGCATACTGGGGAGCCCAGACCCAGAGGGCCCTGGAAAACTTTTCCGTGAGCCAAAGACGCATGCCCCGGGAGCTCATAAGGGCCCTAGGGCTTGTAAAGCTGGCTTGTGCCCGGGCCAACATGGAGCTGGGTCTGTTGGATTCTGTAGTGGCCCATGGGGTGATGCAAGCGGCTTCAGAGGTGATGGATGGAAGGCTGGATGGGGAGTTTGTGGTGGATGTGTTTCAGACAGGCTCGGGTACATCCACCAACATGAATGCCAACGAGGTGATCGCCAACAGGGCAGCGGAGATCCTGGGAGGAAAGCGTGGGGACAAGTCCCTGGTGCATCCCAATGATCACGTGAACATGAGCCAATCCAGCAACGACGTTATACCCACAGCCATCCATGTGGCAGCCGTGCAGGCCCTGGAAGAGGGGCTGCTGCCGGCTGTGGGAAGGCTGCAGCAGGCCTTGGAGCAAAAGGGCTCTGAGCTGGACGGTGTATTGAAGCTGGGCCGCACTCATCTGCAAGACGCTCTTCCTGTGCGTCTGGGCCAGGAGTTCAAGGCCTATGCCTCGCAGATGGCCCACTCGGTGGCCCGCATCAGGTCCACCCTGCCATCGCTCCTGGAACTGGCCTTGGGCGGCACGGCCGTGGGCACAGGACTCAATGCGCCCCAAGGCTTTGCCAGGCTGGCCATTTCTTACATAAGGGAGCTGAGCGGCCGACCCTTTGTGCAGGCCCCTGATCTGTTCGAGGCCTTGGGAAGCAAAGATGCTTTGGTGGAGGCCAGCGGAGCGCTCAAGACCCTGGCCACAAGCCTCATGAAAATAGCCAATGACCTGCGGCTGATGAACTCCGGCCCCCATGGCGGCCTGGGTGAGATAATGCTTCCAGAGCTTCAGCCTGGAAGTTCCATAATGCCGGGCAAGGTCAATCCCGTGATCCCCGAGTGCGTGATGATGGTGGCCGCGGCGGTCATGGGAAACGACCTTACTGTGTGCATAGGGGCACAGCACGGCTCCTTGGAACTCAACACCATGATGCCCATCATGGCTGACAGGCTCCTGGAGTCCATCCGGATTCTGACAGGCGGTTGCCTGGTGCTGGCTCAGAAATGCGTGGAGGGCATAAGAGCCAACGAAAAGAGGGCCCTTTCCTTCGTGGAGTCCAGCATGGCTTTGGTCACGCCCCTGGCGCGGGTCATAGGGTACGATGCAGCCGCTGCCTTGGCCCAAGAGGCCTTGGCCACAGGTAAGACCATCAGGGAACTGGCGGCTCAAAAACAGATACTCCCCCGGGAGGAACTGGAGAACCTCCTGGACATAAAGAGGATGACTGGGAATTGA
- a CDS encoding alkaline phosphatase translates to MKGIEKTLRVFLAILAAILTWPALLQASSAPKNVILFIGDGMGPEAVGLLVYYNRFMKGEENRLNLERLMASGNTGYCLTNQYGTVVTDSASAATALACGVKTRDGMIGKDHEGRPLKSILDVARQRGKSTGLISNTRITHATPAGFYAQVLHRDMEAQIALQLVEEGKVDVALSSGAQFFIPKGTRVEEHQALSSTPKEAGWGASKREDEKDLVEQARQGGYAIVANAQELQRLDPAANPKILGLFGAAAFPLAIDRQPQSVKGIPRLGEMTLKSLEVLSRNPQGFFLMVEAGQIDWAAHSNDVASLLHEMMEMDEALGVILEFTKTHPETLVILTADHDTGGPAIAYHSFNPPAPVKLASGETWKSKYNFNDKAIFERMARQNKSLFKMVLDSKGDPALLKKELEQHSGFVISEEQAQMVLAKEPSLGYPAPREFTEFYVYGSMNPVALLGRILGRELGTAWAVGTHTHTPVMIMAQGPMAEKFRGLLDNTEVAKILAKAWGGELPSMK, encoded by the coding sequence ATGAAAGGCATTGAGAAAACCTTGCGAGTATTCCTGGCCATCTTGGCTGCTATTTTGACATGGCCAGCACTTCTTCAGGCCTCTTCTGCCCCCAAGAACGTGATCCTGTTTATTGGAGATGGCATGGGGCCCGAGGCCGTGGGGCTTCTTGTTTACTATAACCGATTCATGAAGGGCGAGGAAAACAGGCTAAATCTGGAGCGGCTCATGGCATCAGGAAACACAGGTTATTGCCTGACCAACCAGTACGGGACCGTGGTGACGGATTCGGCATCGGCAGCCACGGCCTTGGCCTGCGGGGTCAAGACTCGCGACGGAATGATAGGCAAGGACCACGAAGGAAGGCCTTTGAAGAGCATCTTGGATGTGGCCCGGCAAAGAGGTAAGTCCACGGGCCTCATCAGCAACACCAGGATAACCCATGCCACTCCTGCTGGTTTTTACGCACAGGTGCTCCACAGAGACATGGAAGCTCAGATCGCACTCCAGCTGGTGGAGGAGGGTAAGGTGGATGTGGCCCTGTCCAGCGGTGCCCAGTTTTTTATTCCCAAGGGCACCAGGGTGGAAGAGCACCAGGCCCTAAGCTCCACGCCCAAGGAGGCAGGCTGGGGGGCCTCCAAGAGGGAAGATGAGAAAGATCTGGTGGAGCAGGCCAGGCAAGGGGGATATGCCATTGTGGCCAATGCCCAGGAATTGCAAAGACTGGATCCTGCAGCCAACCCCAAGATACTGGGCCTTTTCGGTGCCGCGGCCTTTCCCCTGGCCATAGACAGGCAGCCTCAAAGCGTAAAGGGTATCCCCAGACTTGGGGAAATGACCCTCAAGAGTTTAGAAGTGCTTTCCAGAAACCCCCAGGGTTTTTTCCTGATGGTTGAGGCAGGGCAGATAGACTGGGCGGCCCACTCCAATGATGTGGCTAGCCTGCTTCACGAAATGATGGAAATGGATGAGGCCTTGGGGGTGATCTTGGAGTTTACCAAGACCCATCCCGAAACACTGGTGATCTTGACGGCCGACCACGACACAGGGGGGCCTGCCATTGCTTACCATAGCTTCAATCCGCCAGCTCCGGTGAAACTGGCCAGTGGAGAGACATGGAAATCCAAGTATAACTTCAATGATAAAGCCATCTTTGAGCGCATGGCCCGCCAGAACAAGTCTCTTTTTAAAATGGTCTTGGACAGCAAGGGGGATCCTGCCTTGCTGAAAAAAGAACTGGAGCAGCACTCAGGCTTCGTGATCTCAGAAGAGCAGGCCCAAATGGTTTTGGCAAAGGAGCCCTCCCTCGGATACCCGGCTCCCAGGGAGTTCACGGAATTCTATGTTTACGGCTCCATGAACCCCGTGGCCCTCCTGGGCAGGATCCTGGGTCGGGAGCTTGGAACTGCCTGGGCCGTGGGGACACACACCCATACCCCAGTGATGATCATGGCCCAAGGGCCCATGGCTGAGAAGTTCAGGGGGCTGTTGGATAACACTGAGGTGGCCAAGATCCTGGCCAAGGCCTGGGGTGGAGAGCTGCCTTCCATGAAGTGA
- a CDS encoding DUF488 domain-containing protein produces MEEDRAHCSQGRPPKEIFTIGHGKRSWESFLELLRFHGIRKVVDVRAYPASRKSPHFSREHLEVSLAEAGIVYRWEGRALGGFREPREGSRNISLRNPGMRGYADHMAGEEFRKAVSCLEEDAAHVCTAVMCAEIDPFHCHRGLLADYLTARGVMVKHIRSKANPLIHRISPLARVEGEVLVYDRSPTAWPIQEDTGAENTQGLFTGPAGLPGAAAEQMEEN; encoded by the coding sequence ATGGAAGAAGACCGAGCCCATTGTTCCCAAGGGCGGCCACCCAAGGAAATCTTCACCATAGGGCATGGGAAGAGAAGCTGGGAATCCTTCTTGGAGCTGCTTCGTTTCCACGGAATCCGCAAGGTGGTGGATGTGAGGGCCTATCCGGCTTCCAGGAAGAGTCCTCATTTTTCAAGGGAACATCTGGAAGTGTCTCTGGCCGAGGCCGGGATAGTGTACCGTTGGGAGGGAAGGGCCCTGGGGGGATTCCGGGAGCCCCGAGAGGGTTCGCGAAATATCTCCCTCAGGAATCCGGGTATGAGGGGTTATGCTGACCATATGGCTGGCGAGGAGTTTCGAAAGGCTGTTTCATGTCTGGAAGAGGATGCTGCCCATGTCTGCACTGCGGTCATGTGTGCAGAAATAGATCCTTTTCACTGCCACAGGGGGCTTCTGGCAGATTATTTGACAGCCCGCGGGGTGATGGTGAAACACATTCGCTCCAAAGCCAACCCCTTGATCCACAGAATCTCACCCCTGGCCAGGGTGGAGGGAGAGGTGCTGGTTTATGATAGATCTCCCACGGCTTGGCCAATACAAGAAGACACGGGAGCAGAAAACACCCAAGGTCTTTTTACAGGGCCAGCAGGCCTTCCAGGGGCTGCGGCAGAACAGATGGAGGAGAACTGA
- a CDS encoding DsbA family protein, which translates to MVKADATWVKVAVDPLCPWSWRVAQWLKEVRGVRSLGVEWALLSLEYLNRERPDHPMMSRFRSNRAAMRLMHMTRGRGGNLKLEELYFALGEAIHERGEDPQEEGVLVEVLGKVGLPQKWALEALQDRDLDQELWGLYAELCTTGAFGVPTIFFGPSMTPYYGPVISKVPRGEQAGELWDHVAGLACHEYFYELKRPR; encoded by the coding sequence ATGGTGAAGGCTGATGCAACATGGGTCAAGGTGGCCGTTGATCCTCTGTGTCCCTGGAGCTGGAGGGTGGCCCAGTGGCTAAAAGAGGTTCGGGGGGTCAGGTCCCTGGGAGTTGAGTGGGCTCTTCTTTCATTGGAATACCTAAACCGGGAGCGGCCAGATCACCCCATGATGAGCAGATTCAGGAGCAACCGAGCTGCCATGAGGCTGATGCACATGACCCGAGGTCGTGGGGGGAATTTGAAGCTGGAGGAGCTTTACTTTGCCCTGGGGGAAGCCATACATGAGAGGGGGGAAGATCCTCAAGAGGAAGGGGTATTGGTTGAGGTCTTGGGTAAAGTGGGTCTGCCCCAGAAGTGGGCTCTAGAGGCTTTGCAGGACAGGGACCTGGACCAAGAGCTCTGGGGGCTCTATGCAGAGCTTTGCACCACAGGGGCTTTCGGAGTTCCAACGATTTTTTTCGGGCCTTCCATGACACCATATTATGGTCCTGTGATTTCTAAGGTGCCCAGAGGGGAACAAGCTGGAGAACTCTGGGATCATGTGGCGGGCCTGGCCTGTCATGAGTATTTCTACGAACTGAAGAGGCCCAGGTGA
- a CDS encoding acyl-CoA dehydrogenase family protein yields the protein MEILKYTEEHRIFREAFRKFLQREVVPHVEEWEEAGIVPRSVWRKMGDQGFLCMWVPEEYGGMGADFLYSVIVAEELPKANFSGLAAPLHSDIVVPYIYSYGSEEIKRKYLPGCVTGEIITAVAMTEPNTGSDLASIRTTAVEDGEWVIINGQKTFISNGLNCGLLVLAARDPKVEEPHKSIDLYVVEEGTPGFEKGKKIKKIGWHSQDTAELFFNDCRIHKSQRLGEKGQGFKMLMEKLQQERLMVAIGAVALAEHILPLTIQYCQQRHAFGRPISKFQHNQFKLVEMATEIKLGRTFLDKLIADHMEGRNVVLEVSMAKYWTTDMVMRVADGCLQLFGGYGYCEEYPIARAWRDARVMSIFAGTNEIMKTIAARVMGL from the coding sequence ATGGAGATTCTAAAATACACCGAGGAGCATCGCATCTTCAGAGAAGCTTTCAGGAAGTTTCTACAGCGGGAGGTGGTCCCCCATGTGGAGGAGTGGGAGGAAGCCGGCATAGTGCCAAGGTCTGTCTGGAGAAAGATGGGCGACCAGGGCTTCCTTTGCATGTGGGTTCCAGAAGAGTATGGGGGCATGGGTGCCGATTTTCTCTACTCGGTCATAGTGGCCGAAGAGCTTCCCAAAGCCAATTTCTCCGGATTGGCTGCCCCGCTTCACAGCGACATAGTGGTTCCCTATATCTATTCATACGGTTCGGAAGAGATAAAACGCAAATATCTGCCAGGGTGTGTCACCGGTGAAATCATAACCGCCGTGGCCATGACCGAGCCCAACACAGGAAGCGACCTGGCTTCCATACGAACCACTGCCGTGGAGGACGGGGAATGGGTGATCATAAACGGCCAGAAGACCTTCATAAGCAACGGGCTTAACTGCGGGCTTCTGGTCCTGGCAGCCAGGGATCCAAAGGTGGAGGAGCCCCACAAGAGCATTGACCTGTATGTGGTGGAAGAGGGTACCCCTGGTTTTGAAAAAGGCAAGAAGATAAAAAAGATAGGCTGGCACAGTCAGGACACGGCCGAGCTGTTCTTCAACGATTGCCGGATTCACAAGTCCCAGCGGCTGGGGGAAAAGGGCCAGGGTTTCAAGATGCTCATGGAAAAACTCCAGCAGGAGAGGCTCATGGTGGCCATAGGCGCAGTAGCCCTGGCCGAGCACATACTGCCCCTGACCATCCAGTATTGCCAGCAACGCCATGCCTTTGGAAGGCCCATATCCAAGTTCCAGCACAATCAATTCAAGCTGGTGGAGATGGCCACTGAGATAAAGCTGGGGCGCACATTTCTGGACAAGCTCATAGCGGATCATATGGAAGGCCGAAACGTGGTTCTGGAGGTCTCCATGGCCAAGTACTGGACAACGGATATGGTCATGAGGGTGGCCGATGGATGCCTTCAGCTCTTCGGAGGTTACGGTTATTGTGAGGAATATCCCATTGCAAGGGCCTGGAGGGATGCCAGGGTCATGTCTATTTTTGCCGGAACCAATGAGATAATGAAGACGATCGCTGCAAGGGTGATGGGCTTGTGA
- a CDS encoding SDR family oxidoreductase, with translation MSRSELITFHGRVAVVTGAGAGLGRAYALELARRGARVVVNDLGGSRDGTGPGSNLAADKVVDEIRALGGEAVADYNSVATSQGGRSIVESALAAFGRVDILINNAGILRDKTLLNMEPEGWNAVMEVHLNGAYNVTRPAFSQMREQGYGRIVLTTSAAGLYGNFGQSNYAAAKLGLVGFMNALKLEGAKYNVLVNSIAPMAATRLTQDVLPADLFARLQPELVTPLVVFLCSERCKESGKIYSAGAGYFSRVAILTGAGALVGDGKRIPTPEEVEAAWEQINSMEGAREYPNAASAMEPMIRALARAGGAQSPTSDS, from the coding sequence TTGTCCAGATCTGAACTGATAACCTTTCATGGCAGGGTGGCTGTGGTGACAGGAGCCGGGGCAGGGCTTGGAAGGGCGTATGCCTTGGAGCTGGCTCGAAGGGGTGCCAGGGTAGTGGTGAACGATCTGGGTGGATCCAGGGATGGGACCGGTCCTGGCTCCAACCTGGCGGCTGACAAGGTGGTAGATGAGATAAGGGCCTTGGGAGGAGAGGCAGTAGCCGATTACAATTCGGTGGCAACCTCTCAGGGAGGTAGATCCATTGTGGAGAGCGCCCTGGCAGCCTTTGGAAGGGTGGACATTCTCATCAACAATGCTGGGATCCTAAGGGATAAAACCCTCTTGAACATGGAGCCCGAGGGCTGGAATGCTGTCATGGAGGTGCATCTAAACGGGGCCTACAATGTCACCCGTCCAGCCTTCTCCCAAATGCGAGAGCAAGGCTATGGGCGCATAGTCTTGACAACATCAGCCGCAGGGCTTTACGGCAACTTCGGCCAGAGCAACTATGCGGCTGCCAAACTCGGGCTGGTTGGGTTCATGAATGCCCTGAAGCTGGAGGGAGCGAAGTACAATGTGCTTGTCAACAGCATTGCCCCCATGGCTGCAACCAGGCTAACACAAGACGTGCTGCCCGCAGATTTGTTTGCCAGACTCCAACCAGAGCTGGTGACGCCGCTGGTTGTTTTTCTGTGTTCCGAGAGGTGCAAGGAGAGCGGCAAAATCTACAGCGCTGGTGCAGGCTATTTTAGCCGGGTGGCCATCCTGACCGGAGCAGGTGCGCTGGTTGGAGATGGAAAAAGAATTCCCACTCCTGAGGAAGTGGAGGCCGCCTGGGAGCAGATAAATAGCATGGAAGGGGCCAGGGAGTATCCCAATGCAGCCTCTGCCATGGAGCCCATGATAAGGGCCCTGGCCCGGGCAGGGGGAGCCCAGTCCCCAACATCCGATTCTTGA
- a CDS encoding cache domain-containing protein, with protein sequence MGEKSKGLRWRIFHKILLAMLIVALVPLGAIWYVSYRYSVEDLSRVIEERLVAASDKLAARVDDWVGMHVKALYQNGALEEIRSMKRERQDPVLKTILNEYKWSYLVFTTDLEGMNVGRSDDGKLLDYRDRKYVKDVVSGAPMTTQVLIGRTTGKPALIIAAPILAAGPGSQQKIQGVIAMAMHLTDLTDQIANLRIGKTGFAFLLDEGGFVIAHPDEEMTKSRKDLSGHPAFAARPNQGKKTVSFNQGDKEFLAVVQKTSHGWTLVTQQDRQEAYAPVREANQRALIMLGVTVILVILIAYLFSQRLAGPIRGLTVVAEQMSLGKFGGEIPGRQRRDEIGDLAQAIERLGKSVRLAIERLRAKSQASVPK encoded by the coding sequence ATGGGAGAGAAAAGTAAAGGGTTACGATGGAGAATCTTTCATAAGATCTTGTTGGCCATGCTGATAGTGGCCCTCGTGCCTCTAGGGGCCATCTGGTATGTAAGTTACCGTTACTCGGTGGAAGACCTCTCCCGGGTCATAGAAGAGCGCCTGGTTGCGGCTTCGGACAAGCTGGCCGCCCGTGTGGATGACTGGGTGGGCATGCATGTGAAAGCCCTTTACCAAAACGGAGCCCTGGAAGAGATAAGGTCAATGAAAAGGGAAAGGCAGGATCCTGTCCTAAAGACCATCTTGAACGAGTACAAATGGAGCTATCTGGTCTTCACCACGGACCTGGAGGGCATGAACGTAGGCAGGAGCGATGACGGCAAGCTTCTAGACTACAGGGACCGAAAATATGTAAAAGATGTGGTCAGCGGAGCTCCCATGACCACTCAAGTTCTCATCGGCAGGACTACTGGCAAGCCTGCCCTCATAATAGCAGCTCCGATTCTTGCGGCCGGGCCAGGATCCCAACAGAAGATCCAGGGTGTCATTGCCATGGCCATGCATCTGACAGATCTTACAGATCAAATAGCCAACTTACGTATCGGGAAAACCGGCTTTGCCTTTCTTCTGGATGAAGGCGGATTCGTGATTGCCCACCCTGATGAGGAAATGACCAAGTCCCGAAAGGATCTAAGTGGACACCCGGCCTTTGCAGCCAGACCCAATCAGGGCAAGAAGACGGTGAGTTTCAATCAGGGGGACAAAGAGTTTTTGGCCGTGGTGCAGAAGACCTCCCATGGCTGGACACTGGTCACCCAGCAGGATCGCCAGGAAGCTTACGCCCCCGTAAGGGAGGCGAACCAAAGAGCTTTGATAATGCTAGGGGTGACGGTCATCCTGGTGATCTTGATTGCCTATCTTTTTTCCCAGAGGCTGGCCGGACCCATCCGCGGCCTGACCGTGGTGGCAGAGCAGATGAGCTTGGGAAAATTCGGGGGTGAAATTCCAGGAAGGCAACGCAGGGATGAGATAGGGGATCTGGCTCAGGCCATCGAAAGGTTGGGCAAGAGCGTCCGCTTGGCCATCGAGCGGCTTCGGGCCAAAAGCCAAGCCTCTGTTCCCAAGTGA
- a CDS encoding DUF4388 domain-containing protein: MAVQPGSQSLYETLKKLVAEGRSGRLQVNHWPGREGVIGLSDGRIVHCQVGRLRGKEALEFLSNWMSISLSFYENVESLVVDVEEDTNHILSFLEERHEEIRKIRALVPGPEAVFALSADTQAGRVSVDSKLWKVLALVNGRNSVKDICLSLKANEFSVSRVLAHLANRRIIKMVSAQKPLDPTLLKRFMGEMEELLAAQIGPIAPVIIQDTLGEMGMNLDYLNREDLPVLVERISDLIEEEPARVEFQRAMLGVIQSIPSPKERLS, from the coding sequence ATGGCAGTGCAACCTGGGTCACAAAGCCTTTACGAAACTCTAAAAAAACTCGTGGCAGAGGGCCGCTCCGGGAGGCTTCAGGTGAACCATTGGCCAGGCCGGGAAGGGGTCATAGGGCTTAGCGACGGTCGCATTGTTCACTGCCAGGTTGGAAGGCTCAGGGGAAAGGAGGCCCTGGAATTTTTGAGCAACTGGATGAGCATCTCCTTGAGCTTTTACGAGAATGTGGAGAGCCTGGTGGTGGATGTGGAAGAGGACACCAACCACATCCTCTCCTTCTTAGAGGAAAGGCATGAGGAAATCCGCAAGATCAGGGCCCTGGTGCCTGGCCCTGAAGCAGTCTTCGCCCTTTCGGCCGACACACAGGCAGGCCGGGTGAGCGTTGACAGTAAGCTCTGGAAGGTGCTGGCATTGGTCAATGGCCGAAACTCTGTCAAAGACATCTGCCTCTCCCTTAAGGCCAACGAATTCTCCGTGAGCAGGGTTTTGGCTCACTTGGCCAACCGCCGAATAATTAAGATGGTGTCTGCTCAAAAACCCCTGGATCCAACTTTGCTCAAGAGGTTTATGGGCGAGATGGAAGAGCTCTTGGCCGCACAAATCGGACCCATAGCTCCTGTGATAATTCAGGATACTTTGGGGGAGATGGGTATGAATTTGGATTACCTGAATCGCGAGGACCTCCCGGTTCTTGTGGAAAGAATCTCGGATCTCATAGAAGAGGAGCCAGCCAGGGTGGAATTCCAAAGAGCCATGTTGGGAGTGATACAAAGTATCCCCAGCCCAAAAGAAAGACTCTCTTGA
- a CDS encoding DUF4388 domain-containing protein: protein MKEPTEKGFASSQPQDSGSPKKGFIGLFAGLELPNLIQMLAMNGFTGKVELRCSGKAGEIFLRGGNIVHAQVGNVAGAKAFEELLGWVEGEVLLDAERRPAMETIDVPWHALLIQAMARIEDRKAAPPQSQEPASPKGQAQASELLRLRGFHRVMLDRPGVGNCLVGKAGEVLCPAQPVPKLLSWFRIMWEVLGAARQMAPPDSGGQPLMLSLVLEGRNWLLASLGGDLVAAVEVEKGIDIVGLRREMILHWEQG from the coding sequence ATGAAAGAACCCACGGAAAAAGGCTTTGCCTCCAGTCAGCCCCAGGATTCTGGATCCCCCAAAAAAGGATTCATAGGGCTCTTTGCAGGACTCGAGTTGCCCAACCTGATTCAGATGCTTGCCATGAACGGGTTCACCGGCAAGGTGGAACTTCGCTGCAGCGGGAAAGCCGGAGAAATCTTCCTAAGGGGCGGCAACATAGTTCACGCACAGGTGGGAAATGTCGCAGGAGCAAAGGCTTTTGAGGAGCTATTGGGGTGGGTGGAAGGAGAGGTGCTTCTGGATGCCGAGCGTCGGCCGGCCATGGAGACCATAGATGTCCCCTGGCATGCTCTCTTGATCCAGGCCATGGCCCGTATCGAGGACCGCAAAGCCGCTCCCCCACAGAGCCAGGAGCCAGCTTCCCCCAAAGGCCAAGCCCAGGCCTCGGAACTGCTGAGGCTGAGGGGTTTCCATAGGGTCATGCTGGATCGCCCCGGGGTGGGCAATTGCCTGGTGGGCAAGGCCGGGGAGGTCCTTTGCCCTGCACAACCCGTGCCCAAGTTACTGAGCTGGTTCAGGATAATGTGGGAGGTGCTGGGAGCAGCCCGCCAGATGGCTCCTCCGGATAGCGGTGGGCAACCCCTGATGCTCTCTTTGGTCCTGGAGGGCAGGAACTGGCTTTTGGCCAGCTTGGGGGGAGACCTTGTGGCCGCAGTAGAGGTGGAAAAAGGAATCGACATTGTTGGACTCCGCCGAGAGATGATCCTTCATTGGGAACAGGGGTGA
- a CDS encoding 3-keto-5-aminohexanoate cleavage protein, whose protein sequence is MGKIIITAAITGSVHIPTMSPHLPLTPEQIIQDAVKAWEAGAAIAHIHVRDPKDGRPSSDPELFYRVCRGIKERCDLILLPTTGGAIGQSWEEKLVPIRKLQPEMCSFDPAPFNFGIFQLAGRFHQFRFDWEKGYLEQCRRITFAPTFDDDLNYARTFLELDVKPEFEMYELGHLNYVTWLMEEGLVKKPPHLQFVFGPMVGWMHPSVKHLVMMYEEAVSLLGEWNFTWSVAGAGRHQIPLAATAMAMGAPNVRVGLEDSLYAGKGKLASSSAEQVAMVVRIAKEMSLEPASPAEARQILGLKGLDKVAF, encoded by the coding sequence ATGGGAAAGATCATCATCACGGCTGCCATCACCGGTTCTGTTCACATCCCCACCATGAGTCCTCATCTGCCTTTGACCCCCGAGCAGATCATACAGGACGCTGTCAAGGCCTGGGAGGCAGGAGCGGCCATAGCCCACATACACGTGAGGGATCCCAAGGATGGCAGGCCCAGTTCAGACCCCGAGCTTTTCTATCGCGTGTGCAGAGGCATAAAAGAAAGATGTGATTTGATCCTGCTTCCCACCACAGGAGGAGCCATTGGCCAGAGCTGGGAGGAGAAGCTGGTCCCCATTCGAAAATTACAGCCTGAGATGTGTTCTTTTGACCCTGCCCCTTTCAATTTCGGTATCTTTCAGTTGGCAGGAAGGTTCCATCAATTCCGCTTTGATTGGGAAAAGGGCTATCTGGAGCAGTGCAGGAGAATAACTTTTGCTCCCACCTTCGATGACGACCTGAATTACGCCCGTACCTTTCTGGAATTGGATGTAAAGCCTGAATTCGAGATGTACGAACTGGGTCATCTCAATTACGTGACCTGGCTCATGGAAGAAGGCCTGGTCAAGAAGCCCCCTCATCTACAGTTCGTGTTCGGACCCATGGTAGGCTGGATGCATCCCTCTGTGAAACACCTGGTCATGATGTACGAGGAAGCGGTTTCGCTTCTGGGGGAATGGAATTTCACCTGGTCCGTTGCTGGGGCAGGCCGCCACCAGATCCCCCTTGCAGCTACAGCCATGGCCATGGGAGCCCCCAACGTGAGGGTGGGCTTGGAGGATTCCCTTTACGCTGGGAAAGGCAAGCTTGCATCTTCCAGCGCGGAACAGGTGGCCATGGTGGTGCGAATAGCCAAGGAAATGAGTCTGGAGCCTGCCAGCCCGGCTGAGGCCAGGCAGATCTTGGGTCTCAAGGGCCTGGACAAGGTGGCTTTCTGA
- a CDS encoding C-GCAxxG-C-C family protein: MPVPRDEELSQEVKESSKRGNLCSQIVMDVGLRHLGLEQPQVVSAMGGLVGAQGLMGATCGTLTAAACLIATASQGRIEQGKMYMLIQELEERFQEELISQYPGNHCDDILEAEPGKLPTEICPPIIAGAVRIALELLQREGLDVT, encoded by the coding sequence ATGCCTGTGCCGAGGGATGAGGAACTTTCACAGGAAGTAAAGGAGTCCTCCAAGAGGGGGAACCTCTGCAGCCAGATAGTCATGGATGTTGGCCTGCGTCACCTGGGCCTCGAGCAGCCGCAGGTGGTTTCTGCCATGGGCGGCCTGGTGGGTGCCCAAGGGCTCATGGGAGCAACCTGCGGGACTTTGACGGCAGCCGCCTGCCTCATAGCCACTGCATCCCAGGGCCGCATAGAGCAAGGCAAAATGTACATGCTGATCCAGGAACTGGAGGAGAGATTCCAGGAAGAGCTTATTTCCCAATATCCTGGAAACCATTGTGATGACATATTGGAGGCAGAGCCCGGAAAGCTGCCCACAGAGATATGTCCTCCCATCATAGCCGGGGCCGTGAGGATCGCCCTGGAATTGCTCCAAAGGGAGGGGCTGGATGTAACATAA